The Christiangramia salexigens genome includes the window TGTCATAGACATTCCCTTAGTTCTTAGGTTAATTACAGTCACAATATAGTTAAGTGATCCTAGTAAAGAAGATGCGATGAAAATTGCCATAGAAACTAACCAAAGCGTCATCCCCGTACCAGATCCACCAATTGCCTGTGGTAATGCACTAAGCGGAGGATAGATCGTCCATCCGGCAGATGCAGGTCCTGCTTCAACGAACAGGGAACTCAACATGATCACACTTGAAAGGAAAAACAACCAATAAGATACCATGTTCAGGAATCCAGATGCCATATCACGAGCACCGATCTGCAATGGAATAAGAAGGTTACTAAACGTACCACTCAGTCCCGCAGTAAGTACAAAGAACACCATGATGGTTCCGTGAATGGTTACCAATGCCAGGTAGATACTAGGTGACATAACGCCATCTGGAGCCCACTTTCCTAATAACGCCTCAAAGAACCAAAAAGATTCTCCAGGCCAGGCTAATTGGATACGGAAAAGGATAGACATCCCAATCCCGATGATCCCCATAATTAGTCCGGTAATAAGATATTGCTTGGCAATCATCTTATGATCGGTACTAAAAATATACTTTGTTATAAAAGTTTCTTTATGATGATGTCCGTGATCGTCGTGGTGATCGTGTGCCGGTGCATTTGCAATTGCTGACATATCTCTTTCTCTTTAGCTTAGTTTTGTTTGTTATCTGCCACAGCTACTGCGTCGCTCTCCTGTGACTCATTATTTTCGTTTGCAGGTTTACTATCTTTCTTTTTAGATTCGATAGTACTTCCAAAGGTAGGTTGCTCTTCAAGCCACTTATTGAAATCTTCTTCAGATTCCACTACGATCTTCATTTGCATATTGTAGTGTGCCTGTCCACAGATCTTGTTACAAAGCAGGAAGTATTCGAATTCATAAGGATCCAAGGTAGGTTCTCCCTGAGCCATTAACTCCTTATTTCTCTCTTTTCTTTCCTCATTCACACTACGCATTTTATCTACCATATATTCACTTTCACGCATCTCTTCAGAAGTGATAGTTGGTGTAAATCCAAATTGTGTGATCATACCCGGAACTACGTTCATCTGTGCTCTAAAGAATGGGAAGTAAGCAGAGTGCAATACATCCTGTGAACGGAATTTGAACAATACCGGCTTATTAACAGGCAGGTGAAGCTCTGTTACCACCTTATCGTCCATAGCGTAAGAATCTGATTCATCTACACCCAATTGGTTAACACCTTCTATAAAACGAACGTTAGCTTTTCCAAGGGTATTATCTTCTCCGGCGTATCTTGCTCTCCAGTCGAACTGATAAGCGTAAAGTTCAACGATCATAGGATCATCTTCTTCACTAACATTCATAATATCACTCCAGGTGAACAATCCGTAGATAATAAGACCTGCCAAAACTATAACAGGGATTATTGTCCAGATGAATTCAAGTTTATCGTTATCTGCATAGAACAAAGCTTTTTTAGTCTTCTCTCCTTTGTATTTATACGCAAAGAAGTGAAGCAGACCCTGAGTGATCACCTGTACCACCATGATAAGGGCGATAGAAACGAACATTAAGGTATCGTACTGTGAACCATGTTCTGATGCCGCTTCCGGAAGGTAGAATCTACCATATTCCCAGAAACAGAATATTGAAATTACATATAGGAAAATTACAAAGGCCAACATCAGGATACCA containing:
- a CDS encoding cytochrome c oxidase subunit II, with protein sequence MTVFLVIIVLALLAVTGWQISKIFQLSQGSDADTSQIANDKDNRINGILMLAFVIFLYVISIFCFWEYGRFYLPEAASEHGSQYDTLMFVSIALIMVVQVITQGLLHFFAYKYKGEKTKKALFYADNDKLEFIWTIIPVIVLAGLIIYGLFTWSDIMNVSEEDDPMIVELYAYQFDWRARYAGEDNTLGKANVRFIEGVNQLGVDESDSYAMDDKVVTELHLPVNKPVLFKFRSQDVLHSAYFPFFRAQMNVVPGMITQFGFTPTITSEEMRESEYMVDKMRSVNEERKERNKELMAQGEPTLDPYEFEYFLLCNKICGQAHYNMQMKIVVESEEDFNKWLEEQPTFGSTIESKKKDSKPANENNESQESDAVAVADNKQN